The Salvelinus namaycush isolate Seneca chromosome 16, SaNama_1.0, whole genome shotgun sequence genome has a segment encoding these proteins:
- the LOC120061440 gene encoding zinc-binding protein A33-like: MASKTSLSEDDFSCPVCRNIFKDPVVLLCSHSFCKTCLEEYWKQKTSWECPVCRKKSSLEFPPCNLVLKNLCEAYLQDRSQRASAVPEVLCSLHSEKLKLFCLEDKQPICFVCQTSKKHKSHDCCPIDEAVLDHKEELKTALEPLKDKLKVFREVKLSCDQTANHIKSQAQDTEKLINTGFKTFHQFLYQEERARIAELKEEEEQKSQMMKKKIELMSREISSLSDTIRTIEEELGAEDISFLQNYKDTVKRAQCTLPDPERVSGALIDVAKHLGNLQFRVWKKMQGVVHYTPVTLDPNTAHSDLILSNDLTSVRYSDEEQQLPDNPERFDSHRMVLGYEGFNSGTHSWDIDVRKNKGWDLGVTTESVQRKEHSGYWHRSWGVLFGGGDYNTHVPNKPSTPLTVRQNPQRINRIRVQLDWEGGKLSFSDPVNNTHLHTFTHTFTERVFPYIRNLCFLHPLRVLPGKVTESVDTVSV; encoded by the exons ATGGCCTCTAAAACTTCTCTCTCCGAGGATGATTTCTCCTGTCCTGTGTGTCGTAACATCTTCAAGGATCCTGTGGTCCTGTTGTGTAGCCACAGCTTCTGTAAAACCTGTCTGGAGGAATACTGGAAACAGAAGACATCTTGGGAATGTCCAGTCTGCAGAAAAAAATCATCACTGGAATTCCCCCCCTGTAACCTGGTTTTAAAGAACCTGTGTGAGGCCTACTTACAGGATAGAAGTCAGAGAGCTTCAGCAGTGCCTGAGGTGCTCTGCAGTCTGCACAGTGAGAAACTCAAGCTCTTCTGTCTGGAGGATAAACAGCCAATCTGTTTTGTGTGTCAAACTTCAAAAAAGCATAAAAGCCATGACTGCTGCCCAATAGATGAAGCTGTACTGGATCATAAG GAAGAACTCAAGACTGCACTGGAGCCCTTAAAAGATAAGCTTAAGGTCTTTAGAGAAGTTAAACTGAGCTGTGATCAAACAGCCAACCACATCAAG AGCCAGGCCCAGGACACAGAGAAGCTGATTAATACGGGGTTTAAGACGTTTCATCAGTTTCTATATcaagaagagagagccaggataGCTGAactgaaggaggaagaggagcagaaGAGTCAGATGATGAAGAAGAAGATTGAGCTGATGAGCAGAGAGATATCATCACTTTCAGACACAATCAGAACCATAGAGGAAGAGCTGGGAGCTGAGGACATCTCATTCTTGCAG AACTACAAGGATACAGTGAAAAG AGCCCAGTGTACACTGCCAGATCCAGAGAGGGTTTCAGGAGCACTGATAGACGTGGCAAAGCACCTGGGAAACCTGCAGTTCAGAGTCTGGAAGAAGATGCAGGGAGTAGTTCACTACA CTCCAGTGACTCTGGACCCCAACACTGCCCACTCAGATCTCATCCTGTCTAATGATCTGACCAGTGTGAGATACAGTGATGAGGAACAGCAGCTTCCTGACAACCCAGAGAGGTTTGATAGCCATAGAATGGTCCTGGGCTATGAGGGTTTTAACTCAGGAACACACAGCTGGGACATTGATGTTAGGAAGAATAAAGGCTGGGACCTGGGTGTGACCACAGAGTCTGTCCAGAGGAAGGAACACAGTGGTTATTGGCATAGATCCTGGGGTGTGTTGTTTGGTGGTGGTGATTATAACACACATGTACCAAATAAGCCATCCACTCCCCTCACAGTGAGACAGAACCCCCAGAGGATCAATAGGATCAGAGTGCAGCTAGACTGGGAAGGAGGAAAGCTGTCATTCTCTGACCCTGTCAataacacacatctacacacattcacacacactttcACTGAGAGAGTCTTTCCATACATCAGGAATCTCTGTTTTCTCCACCCTCTGAGAGTGTTACCAGGTAAGGTGACTGAATCAGTGgatactgtctctgtctga